A genomic stretch from Ciona intestinalis unplaced genomic scaffold, KH HT000098.2, whole genome shotgun sequence includes:
- the LOC100182471 gene encoding origin recognition complex subunit 2-like, producing MNANENTSVPIVYVGNDDVGKHIKGVGPKKKAVAKGIALVEANQLAPAFGKGGKENQENVKTPAPKSTRKKKVKLHDPTKHADPEPQAQPVNKDSMNLYSFKTPKKSKQMNKFAEESARKSRAGKLGGNTTETKKKQTPRKKGDGKFSLRLRQEENESSSGNDCSEDESNTDHSEEAEEEDRSQLKVPSESTDERRQSTTNRTSPRLKLPSERELYFDAHGGKKGKAKVTSDHTLQKLKNPRMDPDQLNTALQKHSSKDEASNVDVAKAKLFDGYKSCFREWMFYLCSNFNLLLFGLGSKRQIIHSFCDSMLKNQNKLILNGFFPGLTIKSILTSICEDILDETTAAHSQDEMLNTITKHYNSDDEKSDHLFLIIHNIDGAPLRTSNSQGALCKLADIKRIHIIASIDHINAPLAWDQSKLTRFRWLWHDVTTYASYTAETSYEGSLLLSSAGAGLGARGAALALSGLLHVAKSLTSNARGVFKILIEHQLEEKDEEETQEAFSFTDLYRICRERFLVNSELTLKAHLTEFVDHKLVNIHKGSDGGEYLSVPLDPTTLKEYLEYDFNQ from the exons ATGAATGCAAATGAAAATACATCAGTTCCCATAGTTTATGTTGGCAATGACGATGTGGGGAAACATATCAAGGGAGTTGGGCCAAAAAAGAAAGCAGTAG cAAAAGGAATTGCCCTGGTTGAAGCTAACCAGCTTGCACCTGCGTTTGGAAAGGGGGGGAAAGAAAATCAGGAGAATGTAAAAACTCCTGCACCAAAGTCAACAAGGAAAAAGAAAGTAAAACTCCACGACCCAACCAAACATGCTGATCCAG AACCTCAAGCACAACCCGTAAATAAAGACAGCATGAACTtgtattcatttaaaactcCCAAAAAATCCAAGCAAATGAACAAATTTG CTGAAGAGTCGGCAAGAAAAAGTCGAGCGGGGAAGTTGGGAGGGAATACCACTGag acAAAGAAGAAGCAAACCCCAAGAAAAAAAG GTGATGGAAAATTCTCTCTTCGTTTGAGACAAGAAGAAAATGAATCCTCAAGTGGCAATGATTGCAGTGAGGATGAGAGTAATACGGATCACTCAGAAGAGGCAGAAGAAGAAGATAGATCTca GTTAAAAGTACCTTCTGAATCAACTGACGAAAGGAGACAATCAACGACCAATAGAACTTCACCAAGATTAAAATTA cCGTCAGAAAGGGAATTATATTTTGATGCTCATGGTGGGAAGAAGGGGAAAGCAAAAGTTACGTCAGACCACACTTTGCAAAAACTTAAGAATCCAAGAATGGACCCTGACCAACTTAACACTGCACTTCAAAAGCACAGTTCAAAAG atGAAGCTTCTAATGTAGATGTTGCAAAAGCAAAATTATTTGATGGTTACAAATCATGTTTCAGAGAAtggatgttttatttatg TTCCAACTTTAACTTGCTGTTGTTTGGTTTGGGctcgaagagacaaattatTCATTCCTTCTGTGACTCAATGcttaaaaaccaaaataaactTATCCTCAACGGATTTTTTCCTGGTTTAACTATTAAGTCT ATCCTTACATCGATATGTGAAGATATCTTAGATGAAACCACAGCAGCTCATAGTCAAGATGAAATGTTGAACACTATTACCAAACATTACAACAGTGATGATGAAAAGTCTG ATCACTTGTTTCTTATCATACACAACATTGATGGTGCTCCACTACGTACATCCAACTCACAAGGTGCTCTATGCAAGTTGGCCGATATTAAAAGGATTCATATTATTGCTTCAATTGACCATATCAATGCACCTCTGG catGGGATCAGTCGAAACTGACAAGATTCAGATGGTTGTGGCACGATGTGACAACCTATGCATCGTACACAGCTGAAACTTCCTATGAAGGTTCATTGTTGCTTTCCAGTGCTGGGGCTGGTCTTGGTGCTCGTGGAGCAGCCCTTGCACTCAGTGGCCTCCTGCACGTTGCCAAGAGTTTGACATCAAATGCTCGAGGAGTTTTCAAGATTCTCATCGAACATCAACTGGAAGAAAAGGATGAGGAAGAAACCCAGGAAG cGTTCTCATTTACGGACCTCTACCGAATTTGCCGCGAAAGATTTCTTGTGAACAGCGAGCTGACTTTGAAAGCTCATCTTACAGAATTTGTAGATCATAAGTTGGTTAATATTCACAAG gGTAGTGATGGTGGGGAATATTTGTCGGTACCTTTGGATCCAACCACCTTGAAAGAATATCTTGAATATGACTTTAATCAGTAA
- the LOC100180128 gene encoding transmembrane emp24 domain-containing protein eca-like — translation MLYRNSNMKLVGVCGLLLFVQVTSAIYFHVGEREKKCFIEDIAEETMLTAKYKTMVYNQEANAFKFSPPDLGMHVEISDPDKKVVLSKTYGPEGMFYFTSHSAGDHEICMYSNTTKWFGGRRMRVFFDIQSGEHAADEEVTAEKGQMAALEQRIQHLIDQIKIVQKNQNYQRFREKVFRKTSSRINYDVVWWSLAQCLVLVGSGLFQMRHLKSFFITKKLV, via the coding sequence ATGTTGTATAGAAACAGCAATATGAAGTTAGTAGGGGTTTGCGGTTTGCTGTTATTTGTGCAAGTAACGTCTGCTATCTACTTTCACGTTGGAGAGAGGGAGAAAAAATGCTTCATTGAGGATATAGCAGAGGAGACCATGTTGACCGCCAAGTACAAGACCATGGTGTATAACCAGGAGGCAAATGCCTTCAAGTTCTCACCACCTGATCTAGGAATGCACGTTGAGATTTCAGATCCAGACAAAAAGGTTGTGCTTTCAAAAACTTATGGTCCCGAAGGAATGTTTTACTTCACTTCACACTCAGCGGGTGATCATGAGATTTGTATGTACTCTAACACCACCAAGTGGTTCGGTGGACGGAGAATGAGGGTGTTCTTTGACATACAATCAGGAGAACATGCAGCTGATGAAGAAGTCACAGCAGAGAAAGGACAAATGGCTGCGCTTGAACAGAGGATTCAACATCTGATTGATCAAATTAAAATCGTCCAGAAAAACCAGAACTACCAAAGGTTCAGAGAAAAGGTTTTCCGCAAAACGAGCTCGAGAATCAACTACGATGTTGTCTGGTGGTCCCTTGCACAATGCTTGGTGCTGGTAGGCTCAGGGCTCTTTCAAATGAGGCATTTAAAAAGCTTTTTCATCACAAAAAAAttggtttag
- the LOC100180082 gene encoding heterogeneous nuclear ribonucleoprotein M isoform X2, which yields MADFKMKQDNKRVGSRSPSPRAGRDRVERISLKKERPAPYHRNGRDHPPGGRARNPPFPRVFVNNIPYEEKWQAIKDLFRSKVGEVTYVELFMQDKGKSRGYGVIEFKDKETCHKAVELMNRYEINNRKIVVREDFHGDLVRKNLERDGHPRPHDMRGPPPMHNMPPPMGGHQGPMPPMPPPMNDMNRGPMGMNKPMPDMGRPGPMGKTVFVANLDYKVTYSKVKEVFQLAGKVVKVELMLDKDNKSRGMATVTYEEPMEAAQAISMLNNQRLYDRIMIVKMDKDNSKEKKLELPSGLAGIGPGISRNPPRPDMGVGGMGDGMMNKFPPSMMSNPAPVPSLAGGLPGLAGLGLPGSLAAVTDLMKAGGLGLGGLASLAGINDITKHLGLRDPMDQRMLQDQRNRLLAATRGFSERDRIEMDIASVDNRIRDLDRSLAERSSSLNSTNLPQSKQTSMPPPMRNGNRVPGTTVFVRNLPYSLTWQKLRDKFTRCGHVLFAEIKMDNGKSRGFGNVRFETVEQAQAAVRYFNGAEIEGRNIDVHVDNRG from the exons atggccGACTTCAAAATGAAACAAGACAACAAACGTGTCGGCAG TCGATCTCCAAGCCCACGTGCAGGTCGCGATCGTGTGGAAAGAATAAGCCTTAAGAAGGAACGACCTGCTCCGTATCACAGAAATGGTCGTGATCATCCTCCTGGAGGAAGAGCGAGGAATCCTCCATTTCCGCGTGTCTTCGTCAACAACATACCATATGAGGAAAAATGGCAGGCcataaaagatttatttcgAAGCAaag ttgGGGAGGTGACTTACGTGGAGCTCTTTATGCAGGACAAGGGTAAATCTCGG GGTTACGG TGTGATTGAGTTCAAAGATAAAGAGACGTGTCACAAAGCTGTGGAACTCATGAACAGATATGAAATTAACAACAGGAAAATTGTTGTGAGGGAG GATTTTCATGGAGATTTGGTACGGAAGAATCTAGAAAGAGACGGACACCCAAGACCCCATGACATGAGGGGGCCACCACCCATGCATAACATGCCCCCACCCATGGGTGGACACCAAGGTCCCATGCCACCCATGCCCCCACCCATGAACGATATGAACAGGGGGCCAATGGGAATGAATAAGCCAATGCCTGACATGGGACGACCAGGACCAATGGGAAAAACTGTTTTCGTGGCAAAC CTCGATTACAAGGTAACGTACTCGAAAGTAAAAGAAGTGTTTCAGCTTGCTGGGAAAGTGGTTAAAGTTGAACTTATGTTAGATAAAGACAATAAGAGCAGAGGAATGGCAACTGTTACGTATGAAGAACCAATGGAAGCAGCACAAGCTATAT CAATGCTTAACAACCAACGTTTGTACGATCGTATCATGATAGTGAAGATGGACAAAGATAATTCTAAAGAGAAGAAATTAGAATTACCAAGTGGTCTAGCTGGTATAGGTCCAGGTATATCAAGGAACCCGCCAAGACCAGACATGG GTGTTGGTGGTATGGGTGATGGTATGATGAACAAATTCCCTCCTTCCATGATGTCCAACCCTGCACCAG TACCTTCATTGGCTGGTGGTTTGCCAGGTTTAGCTGGCTTAGGTCTACCTGGTAGTCTTGCAGCAGTTACAGATCTCATGAAAG CAGGAGGATTAGGACTCGGAGGTTTAGCGAGTCTTGCCGGtatcaatgacatcacaaaacatCTCGGACTTCGAGATCCTATGGATCAGAGGATGTTGCAAGATCAAAGAAATCGTCTTCTTGCCGCAACCAGAGGATTTTCAGAGCGGGATCGAATtgaaat GGACATAGCGTCCGTGGACAATCGCATACGCGACCTGGACCGCTCACTCGCCGAACGGAGCAGCAGTCTAAACTCCACCAATCTCCCTCAATCCAAACAAACATCCATGCCCCCACCGATGCGCAATGGTAACAGAGTCCCAGGAACCACGGTGTTCGTCCGTAATCTGCCCTACAGTTTAACGTGGCAAAAGCTGCGTGACAAGTTCACCAGATGCG gtcACGTGCTCTTCGCGGAGATCAAGATGGACAACGGGAAGTCACGTGGTTTCGGTAACGTCCGCTTCGAGACAGTGGAGCAGGCCCAAGCAGCAGTGCGATATTTCAACGGAGCCGAAATCGAAGGACGAAACATCGATGTTCATGTTGATAATCGAGGTTGA
- the LOC100180082 gene encoding heterogeneous nuclear ribonucleoprotein M isoform X1: MADFKMKQDNKRVGSRSPSPRAGRDRVERISLKKERPAPYHRNGRDHPPGGRARNPPFPRVFVNNIPYEEKWQAIKDLFRSKVGEVTYVELFMQDKGKSRGYGVIEFKDKETCHKAVELMNRYEINNRKIVVREDFHGDLVRKNLERDGHPRPHDMRGPPPMHNMPPPMGGHQGPMPPMPPPMNDMNRGPMGMNKPMPDMGRPGPMGKTVFVANLDYKVTYSKVKEVFQLAGKVVKVELMLDKDNKSRGMATVTYEEPMEAAQAISMLNNQRLYDRIMIVKMDKDNSKEKKLELPSGLAGIGPGISRNPPRPDMGVGGMGDGMMNKFPPSMMSNPAPVPSLAGGLPGLAGLGLPGSLAAVTDLMKAGGLGLGGLASLAGINDITKHLGLRDPMDQRMLQDQRNRLLAATRGFSERDRIEMTHFDRDIASVDNRIRDLDRSLAERSSSLNSTNLPQSKQTSMPPPMRNGNRVPGTTVFVRNLPYSLTWQKLRDKFTRCGHVLFAEIKMDNGKSRGFGNVRFETVEQAQAAVRYFNGAEIEGRNIDVHVDNRG; encoded by the exons atggccGACTTCAAAATGAAACAAGACAACAAACGTGTCGGCAG TCGATCTCCAAGCCCACGTGCAGGTCGCGATCGTGTGGAAAGAATAAGCCTTAAGAAGGAACGACCTGCTCCGTATCACAGAAATGGTCGTGATCATCCTCCTGGAGGAAGAGCGAGGAATCCTCCATTTCCGCGTGTCTTCGTCAACAACATACCATATGAGGAAAAATGGCAGGCcataaaagatttatttcgAAGCAaag ttgGGGAGGTGACTTACGTGGAGCTCTTTATGCAGGACAAGGGTAAATCTCGG GGTTACGG TGTGATTGAGTTCAAAGATAAAGAGACGTGTCACAAAGCTGTGGAACTCATGAACAGATATGAAATTAACAACAGGAAAATTGTTGTGAGGGAG GATTTTCATGGAGATTTGGTACGGAAGAATCTAGAAAGAGACGGACACCCAAGACCCCATGACATGAGGGGGCCACCACCCATGCATAACATGCCCCCACCCATGGGTGGACACCAAGGTCCCATGCCACCCATGCCCCCACCCATGAACGATATGAACAGGGGGCCAATGGGAATGAATAAGCCAATGCCTGACATGGGACGACCAGGACCAATGGGAAAAACTGTTTTCGTGGCAAAC CTCGATTACAAGGTAACGTACTCGAAAGTAAAAGAAGTGTTTCAGCTTGCTGGGAAAGTGGTTAAAGTTGAACTTATGTTAGATAAAGACAATAAGAGCAGAGGAATGGCAACTGTTACGTATGAAGAACCAATGGAAGCAGCACAAGCTATAT CAATGCTTAACAACCAACGTTTGTACGATCGTATCATGATAGTGAAGATGGACAAAGATAATTCTAAAGAGAAGAAATTAGAATTACCAAGTGGTCTAGCTGGTATAGGTCCAGGTATATCAAGGAACCCGCCAAGACCAGACATGG GTGTTGGTGGTATGGGTGATGGTATGATGAACAAATTCCCTCCTTCCATGATGTCCAACCCTGCACCAG TACCTTCATTGGCTGGTGGTTTGCCAGGTTTAGCTGGCTTAGGTCTACCTGGTAGTCTTGCAGCAGTTACAGATCTCATGAAAG CAGGAGGATTAGGACTCGGAGGTTTAGCGAGTCTTGCCGGtatcaatgacatcacaaaacatCTCGGACTTCGAGATCCTATGGATCAGAGGATGTTGCAAGATCAAAGAAATCGTCTTCTTGCCGCAACCAGAGGATTTTCAGAGCGGGATCGAATtgaaat GACACACTTCGACAGGGACATAGCGTCCGTGGACAATCGCATACGCGACCTGGACCGCTCACTCGCCGAACGGAGCAGCAGTCTAAACTCCACCAATCTCCCTCAATCCAAACAAACATCCATGCCCCCACCGATGCGCAATGGTAACAGAGTCCCAGGAACCACGGTGTTCGTCCGTAATCTGCCCTACAGTTTAACGTGGCAAAAGCTGCGTGACAAGTTCACCAGATGCG gtcACGTGCTCTTCGCGGAGATCAAGATGGACAACGGGAAGTCACGTGGTTTCGGTAACGTCCGCTTCGAGACAGTGGAGCAGGCCCAAGCAGCAGTGCGATATTTCAACGGAGCCGAAATCGAAGGACGAAACATCGATGTTCATGTTGATAATCGAGGTTGA
- the LOC108950291 gene encoding uncharacterized protein LOC108950291, which translates to MAQHTLYPKSYEYRSVCLMLVKKYPNLQDKGSNNLFDTWLDSLRQRFRDARRTMISNERVQTMKRKYGFNKHVKTAENPSTSEDILTTPAKRPLLILDEASQVFCKDVEAKFTENMRLLDNIRKLLMTKKFSMFARANLFHADKYRSLLCIPALFRENEVHFLFSKDNADVVPPYPAIYIAGVDEPPFIYLHGRKLCKAEDIKQAVLLIYCCYCVFNIVIPKNLLKTFKLIGYLAISTDVKNNTVQKALNHILSRM; encoded by the exons ATGGCACAGCATACTCT CTATCCAAAATCTTATGAGTACAGAAGTGTCTGCTTAATGTTAGTTAAGAAATATCCAAATCTTCAGGATAAAGGTTCTAACAATCTATTC GACACCTGGCTTGATTCGCTAAGACAAAGATTTCGGGATGCGAGGAGAACAATGATCAGCAACGAGCGGGTCCAAACAATGAAACGAAAGTATGGCTTTAACAAGCATGTGAAAACAGCTGAAAATCCAAGTACAAGTGAAGATATCCTAACAACACCAGCTAAGCGACCACTTTTG ATTTTGGATGAAGCTTCGCAAGTGTTCTGTAAAGATGTGGAAGcaaaatttacagaaaacaTGAGACTACTCGATAATATAAGGAAGCTGcttatgacaaaaaaattttcaatgtTTGCACGAGCCAACCTATTTCATGCAG ACAAGTATCGGAGTTTGTTGTGCATTCCGGCATTGTTTCGAGAAAACGAAGTTCACTTCTTGTTCTCTAAG GATAATGCTGATGTCGTCCCACCGTATCCAGCAATCTACATTGCTGGCGTAGATGAGCCTCCATTCATTTATCTGCATGGAAGAAAGTTGTGCAAGGCAGAAGATATTAAACAAGCTGTACTACTCATCTACTGTTGCTACTGCGTATTTAATATCGTCATTCCAAAAAACTTGCTAAAAACCTTTAAACTGATTGGATACCTTGCTATCAGTACCGATGTAAAAAACAATACAGTTCAAAAAGCGTTGAACCATATTTTAAGTCGAATGTAA
- the LOC100175411 gene encoding alpha-(1,3)-fucosyltransferase 6-like, which yields MRLCRSIRVNANAALILLTLATILYIPLHLFLLGQERNHRRVATPATPAVYKRILIWGDNLPQFMINMMTYGFSSDKCGNCKIVKGVDPYTCDAIVFEFNKVNPDAKVFHRRRMDQIYVFFSAESTSSLRTSHKVSMLGFGNLFNLTMSYRTDSDIQTPYSTIRRTLKSLKEKYHMGSPLTTADLEACLLQKDGLAIWISSNCGFTVGAEKRFKLVKKIKQTLGSKLKTRGLCSDNPREAKFKTTADFFNEIGRYKFYFAFENSYHCRDYITEKVWENAFLSGTVPVIWGPTKRDAEEILPPGSFIHLDDFHSTQELAKYLLYLDRNETAYREYFSWWFLNETEYVEKPVGLCKLCRMLHSNPITRKTIQYPEVLWYGQENRDCMFIKRT from the exons ATGCGTTTATGCAGAAGTATTCGTGTAAATGCAAATGCAGCTTTGATTCTTTTAACACTTGCGACAATTCTGTACATACCCTTGCATTTATTTCTCTTGGGACAAGAAAGAAACCACCGAAGAGTTGCAACACCAGCAACACCAGCAGTTTACAAGCGAATCCTAATATGGGGGGATAACTTGCCTCAGTTCATGATCAATATGATGACGTATGGATTCAGCAGCGATAAG TGTGGTAACTGCAAAATTGTTAAAGGCGTTGATCCCTATACTTGCGATGCAATTGTTTTTGAATTCAACAAAGTAAATCCGGATGCTAAAGTCTTCCATAG GCGAAGAATGGACCAGATTTACGTTTTCTTTTCCGCCGAGTCTACGTCTTCTCTTCGGACATCACACAAGGTGTCAATGTTGGGCTTTGGAAACCTCTTTAATCTTACAATGTCCTACCGTACCGACTCCGATATACAAACACCATATAGTACAATACGCAGAACATTGAAATCACTTAAAGAAAAGTACCACATGGGATCTCCATTAACTACTGCTGACTTAGAGGCCTGCTTGCTACAGAAG GACGGCTTGGCAATATGGATAAGCAGCAACTGTGGGTTTACTGTTGGAGCTGAAAAGCGCTTTAAGTTGGTGAAGAAAATAAAGCAGACTCTAGGTTCAAAGCTAAAAACGAGGGGTTTATGTTCGGACAATCCAAGGGAGGCGAAATTCAAAACCACCGCCGATTTTTTCAACGAAATCGGGCGGTACAAGTTTTATTTCGCTTTCGAAAACTCGTACCACTGTCGGGACTACATTACCGAAAAAGTGTGGGAGAATGCCTTTTTAAGTGGGACAGTACCTGTGATTTGGGGCCCAACGAAAAGAGACGCTGAGGAAATTCTCCCACCAGGTTCATTTATTCACTTGGACGACTTCCATAGCACACAAGAACTGGCGAAGTATTTGTTATATCTAGACAGAAACGAAACAGCATATCGCGAATATTTTTCCTGGTGGTTTTTAAATGAGACAGAATATGTCGAAAAGCCTGTTGGCTTATGCAAGTTATGTAGAATGCTGCATTCGAACCCGATTACTCGGAAAACGATCCAATATCCTGAAGTACTGTGGTACGGACAGGAAAACCGGGATTGTATGTTCATCAAACGAACATGA
- the LOC100177776 gene encoding chymotrypsin-like elastase family member 2A codes for MHLFTTCLVLVSLLGVVFSNPLTVNSQSNMGIENDLIFSTGEGDYGEFSGYGESEETTTPETTTTTSTTTTNAPTTPATTGTTTQLMCGVAAVTPTYVRKVVRGTQATPHSWPWQISIFQDGEHNCGGSIIANRWVITAAHCLDGTNSAYRARLRIVAGMHRLSASSGPGRVSVGVSRIFLHAAFGGETDNPLDDIALIQLQVPLVYSNTIRPICLPQRGETPAAGTTCYASGWGATKRESDAVEGDGSEASDPLLQTDAQIASDSACSQAHGLNINDQSKYVCSVGTGRDTCDGDSGGPLHCLRSTGSWYLAGITSFGDECGSTSGGVYVEVQRYLSWIQARMNYTP; via the exons ATGCATTTGTTCACTACGTGTCTCGTGTTGGTCAGTTTGCTTGGCGTTGTATTCAGCAATCCACTAACCGTCAACTCGCAGTCGAACATGGGAATTGAAAACGATCTTATTTTTTCCACCGGAGAAGGAGACTATGGCGAATTCAGCGGATACGGGGAGTCTGAAGAAACGACAACTCCAGAAACCACCACCACAACATCAACGACAACAACTAATGCCCCAACAACACCAGCAACCACAGGAACTACTACTCAATTGATGTGCGGTGTTGCTGCCGTTACCCCAACCTACGTGAGGAAAGTTGTACGTGGCACACAAGCTACACCACACAGCTGGCCGTGGCAG ATCTCCATTTTCCAAGACGGTGAGCATAATTGTGGAGGAAGCATTATTGCAAATCGTTGGGTGATTACAGCGGCCCACTGTCTTGATGGTACAAACAG tgCTTACCGTGCTCGGTTACGCATTGTAGCCGGCATGCATCGCTTATCTGCCTCTTCTGGCCCAGGCAGAGTATCAGTTGGTGTTTCAAGGATTTTCCTACACGCTGCTTTTGGCGGGGAAACAGACAATCCACTCGACGACATTGCGTTAATTCAG CTTCAAGTACCTTTGGTATATAGCAACACCATTCGACCCATCTGCCTCCCTCAAAGAGGGGAAACCCCTGCTGCTGGAACTACGTGTTACGCGTCCGGCTGGGGCGCCACAA aGAGAGAAAGCGATGCAGTTGAAGGAGACGGAAGTGAGGCGTCTGATCCACTACTGCAAACTGACGCCCAGATTGCATCAGACAGTGCATGCTCTCAAGCTCACGGCTTGAATATTAATGATCAAAGCAAATACGTGTGCAGTGTTGGTACTGGAAGAGACACATGTGAT GGTGACAGCGGCGGTCCCTTGCATTGCCTGCGAAGCACTGGAAGTTGGTATCTTGCTGGAATAACTTCCTTTGGGGACGAATGTGGGTCAACTTCAGGCGGCGTTTACGTTGAAGTTCAAAGATATTTATCGTGGATTCAAGCACGCATGAACTACACCCCATAA